The DNA sequence CTAGAGCCACGAACATAATGGGGATTTCCCTTTTCCAAAATCATTTTAACAGTTTCTGGTTCAACAAAGGTCACAAATCCAAACATCCTTCTCTGTTGGCATGGAATCCTTACATCTTCAACACTCCCAAAGGTGCTGCTAATAAAAGGAGAAACATTATTAACCAATTTGAATTTGTTTACACAAAACAGATAGATGTGAGAAAAACGGACACATCCTAAAATTCAATTTACTTGAAGTAGTTTGAAACATCTTCCTCTGTGAAAGTGCTATCAGCTGGAAATGTCAAATATATTTGTCTTGACGCACTAATATTTTGACCAAACTCTCCCTTTCCTATGTATTTTGGAGCATCTTCTGCCAAAACCACTGCGTGCTGCCCATGAGGCCTATTAATCAACcatcaacaaaattaaattatattatatagtcTATACACATTACTAAAATATCAGTGACAATATCATTTTTCAGAtcattatatttgcaaatcttctATAATGTTGGCTACATATTACCCAAAAAAAAACTACTAGCCACCTAGTAGACCTCTTGTCAAAAAACAAAAACGATCAAGTAAAGAAAAACATAATACATTATTGattaaagggtaaagtatataatttgttcttaaaatttgttaaaggttttaaaaatatttctaaattttattttgttttaattttgtctaacaaaatttcaatttacatcaaatatattatggatagctaatttttttaaacaatttagGACTAATTCAATAACAATTTTACAAGAATAGCTTCTTAAATAAATCAGACATAGTTGTCATGTATTATTGttgaattagttttaaattttctgAAAATTTAGAGCTTGTTTGGACACCATTTttagaaaatatcttttttttaatgattcttttttaaaagatattttacaaaagtaaaagtaattttatgtttggatatttcatgtaaaaaaatcttcttatttatcaattatatttggataaaataaaataaaaatactttttcgttcatttattatgtgaaaaatatttttttaaaaaagatataaattgtaatttctcaaaaaagatgttttttatttttttagtatttttatttttattattataaatttaccaaacacactaaaaaataaaaaaaattaataaaaaaaatatttttttatcaatttaataacGTCCAAACAAGCAtttaattgttaaaatatatttaatataaattgaaactatccaaaacaaaattaaaacaaaataaaatttaaaaatatttttaaaatttttaacaaatttcatAAACAAAGAATATATTTATCCCTTTTAAAACAAGGTTCACCATTTAGAGTTTTTCATGTGACAACAATGCTATTGGAGTAGATGTTAAATGTTTACATATAAAAAGAGTTTGTAGAATAAGAATTGACCTGTCAAATACGCGAATGCAATTCTTCCATCTTGCAAGAAGCTTGGTCAAACTATAACCAGACTTACCATGTCTCTGGCTCTCAGTAAGATAACCTTCAGCCTGCAGTACCTTGTTATACTTCTCATAGTACGCCATTGGAAGCGAAGCAATCGATATCGGGCTTCCTTTTCTTGATTTCAACAGCTCCACGATTTCCGACTCCAAATTCGCCAAAGACCCTGCCGAAATCACTTGATCCCCCTgaaccgaagaagaagaagaatagtcgTAGCTTCCGTACATCTCGTGGCCAGCCTGTCCGTGATAATAGCGACAGCTGGCTCCATGCTTGCAATATCCTTTGTTGAAATAGTGACAGGTTTTCACCGGAAACTCGTTCGAAAACCTCCTTCCGCCTCTTAACTTGCAAGGCAAGGAATCTGCAATGTAGTAATCATTTGCCATTCTTGTTTCGAAGATCTCGAACTGCTTCTGAAGCTCCGAGAAAGAGTGATGATCCCAAGAAGGAGAGGAAAGTTGGAGGGTGATTAAGTGCCTTAGATCTGGAAGTGTGGTTAGTCTTTGGAATTCGGTTTTGGCTTTGAAAGCGACTTCACGGATCAGGTGGTCTGGGTATGAAGCCAATTTAATCATCTGTTCCTCGCCATGTTCTTGAACAAGGAGGTATCCAATTATCTTTGTGGCATGCTCTGGTTCGAATTTTTGAAGCTTGTCGAAAACAATTCTCGTGTACTCTGATATATCCATTCCTTGTAGCATTTTCACTGCAACAATTTTGGAACAAAATATTAACAATTCTGCAACAATACATTCTACATGAAATTGTAAAAGTAAATTAAATCCGGAGCAATTAAGTATCTtttaaatattgtattttatttgatctttacaaaaacagagaaattaaaaaataaataattctcctgatttttttaataactgaTACATAAAagtgaatatttaaattaattaaataataaaaaatatttactaaaaacTACAAGTTAAAAGACAATCAGCATTTCTTTATTCAAAAATGATAAACATTAAATCGAGATTTTAGttattctttttaataatattttttaaaagatttttttaaaattctttttataaaatttttttaacgaAAAGTAagaattattttatgtttattaaaatattttaaccaAGCATAATAAAACAgataattttatcaaataataGATATCTATTTCCTAACTAAGATATTCAAACAGACAGATTTGTCTCATTATTTTGTTTGCGATCGGAGCAGaagaaaggatttttttttttttctgctaatTTGGAAATAAGTAGAACGCATACTGAGGATTAATCAAATggcaaaaattagaaaaatttatGCATCAAACATATATGTTCCCTCCAAGTGAATAGTCAATTTTACATGGCAAATCACAACATTTACAACTCAATAACACATCAATCATAACACACCCTTCATAAGAAAAGCATCctgagcaaaagaaaaaaaaaagcatgtaaATAACCAAAATCTTTTAATCTACATACCCATCAAACAGCAGAATGAGATTAAACCGTATGCAAAGAGGTCCAAACACAAATCTTTTGAACGAATGTTTTCTCTCTGAATGAAGAAAGTAGGAAATGGCTTTTATTTATAGTTAAATTTCGTAGAGAGATATCATGCTACCAAAAAAGGCAAACACAAGgatgattaaaaattattaaaatccagAGACATGCAAACacccatattatatatatatttttttgtgaaagTAAAATAGTTGATGATAGTAAAAATTAAGGGGAAAAAAAAGGAGACTAAGAATTAACACTTTTAGTTGATGCATGTGTTATGTGAAACTCATCATTACTTTCTGCAGTCTAATCACTATTCTAAATTTGGTTCCTTGAATCCCTCTTTGTAAATACAAACAGTTGTAAAGTAATCACAGATTTCAGGCAATATTATCTGCATAATCCTCGATGACCTTTACTGCTTCTAAGAATTACCCCGATTACCAAAACAGCCATGAATTTTATTAAGTTTCAACATTACGTTGTtatcatcatcatcgttatattattattattattattattacaacagatatatttttcataaatattatTTTGACACTAATATTTTATTAACAGTGACTATATCTGTTCTttggattttattaattttaaaaaaatctaaatacgACAGTCAATTAAGAACAAtgatattctcctccatgtttttATTTAGACAAAAATACATATTTTCCTTTGATCTAAATTAATTTTACGGGCAAAAactaatttaatgttattttatttaatttaacatttataattttatacttataatatttataattatacgtttattatatagaatattattcaattatttcaaCAGTAGTAAgagatataaaataagataagtgttaattaagaaacataaaataagatatatCTGAGTTGCTTTGGGttgatttttattatcttttaaatatttttgttaattttatgaatttagttAACATATACCTTAAAGAGTAAGAACACAAGTTAAacttatcaattaatttttttttatcaatttttcaaaatttataaaaggACAAATCATAAAAAGAAATGAATTGAGGTAGAAATTATATGAATCTTCTAAAATGAAAGACGTTATGTGGGTGTCCTAATTTTATGTAAATCGAAGCAAGCTATTTTGATTTACTTTCGGTTAATGTATATCGAAATAATCTAGTTCGATTTGTCACGTTTGCATGATATTCAAATTAACATGATTCGATTTACGTTGAAAAACGTAAATCCATATAATTCGAAACAGGCTATGTCGATTTATGATGGGGGACATTCATGCATGCAATTCGAATGAGGGTGATTCGATTTACATGGTAGGGCTAGAGTTATAATTCAAATCTATCTGATTCGATTTAATAGGGAACAAGTGCATGTGATTAAATCAAATTGGGTAAATTCGATTTACTTAGGATGCGTGTTCTATAAAATAGGGTCATAACAATTTTTGTTTAGTTGTGGGTAAATTGATAATGGCTAGTGAGAAGAGTTTTCTAGTTCTTATGCACTACAAATAATGCACGATTAAGAAAACAAGTAATTGGGAataaagttcactgataaggatctGTTGAGCATCTTTATCAGACCTTCTATGAGCCTTGTTGATTTCAGAACACTGTACTACAAAAATTGGGAATGCATGAAGCTATACTATCGAATTCCGATCTCTGTTGTCTGCGATGGAGTGAAGTACGACTCGTTTGTGATAGGCAGTGACGAGGATTTGCAAGTTTTATTTCACTGTCGGCGGTAGTTTCCGGAGGTGAGAATCCTTGAACTATTGGCTAAGCTTGTGGATGTGGTCTCTAACTCAGGAGGATCGAACTGGAATCATCCATCGTTACCAACGGCACCAGCTTCTAATTCAACCCCTGTTGTTGCGTCTTCATCTGTGCCTTAATTGCATCTGAGGGAGATTTGGTGGCATCTTCGTCTTTCGTAGCTGATTTACACCGCGAT is a window from the Arachis hypogaea cultivar Tifrunner chromosome 1, arahy.Tifrunner.gnm2.J5K5, whole genome shotgun sequence genome containing:
- the LOC112789710 gene encoding zinc finger CCCH domain-containing protein 18, translating into MLQGMDISEYTRIVFDKLQKFEPEHATKIIGYLLVQEHGEEQMIKLASYPDHLIREVAFKAKTEFQRLTTLPDLRHLITLQLSSPSWDHHSFSELQKQFEIFETRMANDYYIADSLPCKLRGGRRFSNEFPVKTCHYFNKGYCKHGASCRYYHGQAGHEMYGSYDYSSSSSVQGDQVISAGSLANLESEIVELLKSRKGSPISIASLPMAYYEKYNKVLQAEGYLTESQRHGKSGYSLTKLLARWKNCIRVFDRPHGQHAVVLAEDAPKYIGKGEFGQNISASRQIYLTFPADSTFTEEDVSNYFNTFGSVEDVRIPCQQRRMFGFVTFVEPETVKMILEKGNPHYVRGSRVLVKPYKEKPKVDRKYVERIEHPDCYSSRYVGLDAELTIPRRCGNPQGLRRFLIEEQEHALEFQRRRVAELQLGRKWMSNSPHFGFDMEELKVPDDHFNHQSTGSSSSYASTDKSGYTKTEPNYTDQDSCEGLNLPESPFAFPVDNEISAMV